Proteins found in one Asterias amurensis chromosome 13, ASM3211899v1 genomic segment:
- the LOC139946602 gene encoding exosome complex component RRP40-like, with translation MAPPCAAVGTTVAVVNDTVLPGDDLSYLLVSSKGKKLRLGPGLRQETDSVVSCKCGILRKKEPNVYWIDNHQKRYVPVKGETVLGIVTGKAGDVFKVDIGGSVPATLSYLAFEGATKRNRPNVDIGDVVYGRLLVANRDMEPELVCMDSAGRSGGLGVITGGNMFQCSLGLVQKILSPQSTLVKHLGQIMPMEIAAGMNGRVWIRCKTIAATIAAMNAITNAEFMTEAQIRLMVNKLHDTIH, from the exons ATGGCGCCGCCCTGTGCCGCTGTGGGCACGACAGTTGCTGTAGTAAACGACACCGTTTTACCGGGAGATGATCTTTCATATCTTCTCGTATCGTCCAAAGGAAAGAAGTTGCGTCTTGGTCCAGGGTTACGGCAGGAAACAGACAGTGTGGTTTCGTGTAAATGTggaattttgagaaagaaagagCCCAACGTGTACTGGattgacaatcaccaaaaacGG TATGTACCCGTCAAAGGAGAAACTGTGCTGGGGATTGTGACGGGAAAAGCTGGAGATGTCTTCAAGGTCGACATAGGAGGAAGTGTCCCTGCAACTCTATCTTATTTAGCTTTCGAAGGAGCAACAAAGAGAAACAGACCCAATGTTGAT ATTGGCGATGTTGTCTATGGACGTCTTCTAGTTGCCAATCGGGACATGGAACCTGAGCTGGTGTGTATGGACAGCGCTGGAAGAAGTGGGGGTCTCGGGGTCATCACTGGAGGAAACATGTTTCAGTGCTCTCTTGGACTAGTCCAAAA AATTTTATCTCCTCAGTCGACGTTGGTGAAACACCTCGGGCAGATCATGCCAATGGAGATAGCTGCCGGGATGAATGGACGGGTCTGGATTCGATGCAAAACAATTGCCGCCACAATCGCAGCTATGAATGCCATAACAAACGCAGAGTTCATGACAGAGGCCCAAATCAGACTCATGGTTAACAAGTTACACGATACAATTCACTAG